In one window of Janthinobacterium sp. 1_2014MBL_MicDiv DNA:
- a CDS encoding COX15/CtaA family protein, protein MHLSALAQLGLTGLLVALLPLTMVWVSADANKYRKLVWIAVFLTVDLIMFGGFTRLSDSGLGCPDWPGCYGSANPFLAHEHIVAAETLMPTGPVTVVKAWIEMTHRYLAMAIGVLIVAMMVQAWRQWRKSRRAEFAPALPTALFLFVCLQGAFGAWTVTLKLQPVIVTIHLLLGMGLLAMLTWLGGRQDYAVQPLLRADADASVLRPVRALAIVSLVLLTVQIALGGWVSTNYATLACTDFPLCGGKVIPEMDFEHGFHLWRELGKTAAGHYLPFSALTAIHWVHRNFAFIVLAGIGYTVWRAWRLPSLRGTARWVAVVLLLQAATGLATIYLSWPLSIAVLHNGGAALLVLLLTMLNYKAKFQLDVARTSASASATVPSAPASTSRIA, encoded by the coding sequence ATGCATCTTTCCGCGCTGGCCCAGCTGGGCTTGACGGGTCTGCTGGTGGCGCTGTTGCCCTTGACCATGGTCTGGGTATCCGCGGACGCGAATAAATACCGCAAGCTTGTGTGGATCGCCGTCTTTTTGACGGTCGACCTGATCATGTTTGGCGGCTTCACGCGCCTGTCCGATTCCGGCCTCGGCTGTCCCGACTGGCCCGGCTGTTATGGTTCTGCCAATCCCTTCCTCGCGCACGAGCACATCGTGGCCGCGGAAACCCTGATGCCGACGGGCCCCGTGACGGTGGTGAAAGCGTGGATCGAGATGACGCACCGCTACCTGGCCATGGCCATCGGCGTGCTGATCGTGGCGATGATGGTGCAGGCATGGCGCCAGTGGAGGAAGAGCCGGCGCGCGGAATTCGCCCCGGCGCTGCCGACGGCGCTATTCCTGTTTGTGTGCCTGCAGGGCGCGTTCGGCGCCTGGACCGTCACCCTGAAGCTGCAGCCGGTGATCGTCACCATCCATTTGCTGCTCGGCATGGGCTTGCTGGCCATGCTGACGTGGCTGGGCGGACGCCAGGATTACGCCGTGCAACCCTTGCTGCGCGCCGATGCGGATGCGTCCGTGCTGCGCCCCGTGCGCGCGCTGGCCATCGTGTCGCTCGTGCTCCTGACCGTGCAGATCGCGCTGGGCGGCTGGGTGAGCACCAACTACGCCACGCTGGCCTGCACGGATTTCCCCCTGTGCGGCGGGAAAGTCATTCCGGAGATGGATTTCGAGCATGGTTTCCATTTGTGGCGCGAGCTGGGCAAGACGGCCGCCGGCCACTACCTGCCGTTTTCCGCGCTGACGGCCATCCACTGGGTGCACCGCAACTTCGCCTTCATCGTGCTGGCCGGCATCGGCTATACGGTGTGGCGGGCCTGGCGCCTGCCGTCGCTGCGCGGCACGGCGCGCTGGGTCGCCGTGGTGCTGCTCCTGCAGGCGGCCACGGGCCTGGCGACGATTTACCTGAGCTGGCCATTGTCGATTGCCGTCCTGCATAACGGCGGGGCGGCGCTGCTCGTGTTGTTGCTGACCATGTTAAACTACAAGGCTAAATTCCAACTCGATGTTGCGCGGACTTCCGCTTCCGCCTCCGCGACAGTGCCCTCGGCACCAGCCAGTACTTCCCGTATCGCATAA
- a CDS encoding SCO family protein has translation MSKQTQGRWKLLAVVAVCAFPIIASYFTYYIIKPSGRNNYGALIDPRLYPIPEAQLHVTELDGKDAPLAQFKGKWVMLQTGPADCQEACKKQLFDMQQLRLMQGKERERLERVWLVTDAQPLDTLVMREFDGTSMLRVNGDALKAWLPVEPGGKSSDHLYLIDPLGNLMMRFPKDADPNKIKKDIAKLLKASAIG, from the coding sequence ATGAGCAAACAGACACAAGGACGGTGGAAACTGCTGGCCGTGGTGGCCGTGTGCGCGTTTCCCATCATCGCCTCGTATTTCACCTACTACATCATCAAGCCGTCGGGCCGCAACAACTATGGCGCCCTGATCGACCCGCGCCTGTACCCGATACCCGAGGCGCAATTGCACGTGACGGAACTCGATGGCAAGGACGCGCCGCTGGCCCAGTTCAAGGGCAAGTGGGTGATGCTGCAAACGGGGCCAGCCGATTGCCAGGAAGCGTGCAAGAAGCAATTGTTTGACATGCAACAACTGCGCCTCATGCAGGGCAAGGAACGCGAGCGCCTCGAGCGCGTCTGGCTGGTGACGGATGCGCAGCCGCTCGACACGCTGGTGATGCGCGAATTCGACGGCACCAGCATGCTGCGCGTGAATGGCGACGCGCTGAAAGCGTGGCTGCCGGTGGAACCGGGCGGCAAGAGCAGCGATCACCTGTATCTGATCGACCCGCTGGGCAACCTGATGATGCGCTTCCCGAAGGACGCGGACCCGAACAAGATCAAGAAAGACATCGCCAAGCTGCTCAAAGCTTCGGCGATCGGTTGA
- a CDS encoding SURF1 family protein: MLLLVALGLSLAQWQQRRADEKIARAARLEAGNLAAPLALSAAPLLPSDAQAIEYRRITVTGRFVPAWTVYLDNRPYKGQAGFHVLTPFQLDGSTMHVLVAQGWLPRNNAERTRIPDYSTPAGTLTITGIARLNAGHVMELGTPPPLAPHAIVQNADIGQLAQASGLALQPLILEQTVNPVDPTAAPASSQLPVRDWPAPDLGADKHRGYAFQWLALALMAFLFFVFTGFRRANKQP; this comes from the coding sequence ATGCTGCTACTGGTGGCGCTGGGGCTATCGCTGGCGCAATGGCAGCAGCGCCGCGCCGACGAGAAAATCGCCCGCGCCGCCCGGCTGGAAGCGGGCAACCTGGCCGCGCCCCTGGCCTTGAGCGCCGCGCCCCTGCTGCCGTCCGATGCGCAAGCCATCGAATATCGCAGAATCACCGTCACGGGCCGCTTCGTGCCCGCCTGGACGGTGTACCTGGACAACCGCCCGTACAAGGGCCAGGCCGGCTTCCACGTGCTCACGCCATTCCAGCTCGACGGTTCGACCATGCACGTGCTGGTGGCGCAGGGCTGGTTGCCGCGCAACAATGCCGAGCGCACGCGTATCCCCGATTACAGCACGCCTGCGGGCACGCTCACCATCACCGGCATCGCGCGCCTGAACGCGGGCCATGTGATGGAACTGGGCACGCCGCCGCCGCTGGCGCCGCATGCCATCGTGCAAAATGCCGATATCGGCCAGCTGGCGCAGGCCAGCGGCCTGGCCCTGCAGCCATTGATCCTCGAACAGACAGTTAACCCAGTTGATCCGACAGCGGCGCCAGCGTCCAGCCAGCTTCCCGTGCGCGACTGGCCGGCGCCCGACCTGGGCGCCGACAAGCACCGCGGCTATGCATTCCAGTGGCTCGCCCTGGCACTGATGGCTTTTTTATTTTTTGTCTTTACAGGATTTCGACGTGCAAACAAACAGCCCTGA
- a CDS encoding twin transmembrane helix small protein: MKILVAIAFILILGSLGSALFFLMRDKGKSNRTVQALALRVGLSITLFLLILLAHKLGYIQPTGIH, from the coding sequence ATGAAAATCCTCGTTGCCATCGCCTTCATCCTGATCCTGGGCAGCCTGGGCTCGGCCCTGTTCTTCTTGATGCGCGACAAGGGCAAGAGCAACCGCACCGTGCAGGCGCTGGCCCTGCGCGTGGGGCTGTCGATCACCCTGTTCCTGCTGATCCTGCTGGCGCACAAGCTCGGCTATATCCAGCCGACGGGCATCCATTAG
- a CDS encoding cytochrome c oxidase subunit 3, producing the protein MSSNHAAVPYYFVPGPSRWPMLGGASLLLTMIGASAWVNDVSWGPYVNYLGLAGILLVLYFWFGDAISESEQGLYSERIDHSFRWSMSWFIFSEVMFFAAFFGALFYARSISMPWLADLDHKFIWPDFAAHWGNTGPAGTVQEFTTMTPFWIPTINTALLLLSGVTLTISHHALRAGHRGMTALFLFATILLGAIFMGFQVYEYIHAYSELNLKLTSGIYGATFFMLTGFHGFHVTLGAIMLSVILYRVLKGHFTPEHHFGFEGAAWYWHFVDVVWLGLYVVVYWL; encoded by the coding sequence ATGAGTTCCAACCACGCCGCCGTACCCTATTACTTTGTGCCGGGGCCTTCGCGCTGGCCCATGCTGGGCGGCGCCAGCCTGCTGCTGACCATGATCGGCGCCTCGGCCTGGGTCAACGACGTCTCCTGGGGCCCGTATGTGAATTACCTGGGCCTGGCCGGCATCCTGCTGGTGCTGTATTTCTGGTTCGGCGACGCCATCAGCGAGTCGGAGCAGGGCCTGTACAGCGAACGCATCGACCACTCCTTCCGCTGGAGCATGAGCTGGTTCATCTTCTCGGAAGTCATGTTCTTCGCCGCCTTCTTCGGCGCCCTGTTCTATGCGCGCAGCATCTCGATGCCCTGGCTGGCCGACCTCGACCACAAATTCATCTGGCCCGACTTCGCCGCCCACTGGGGCAATACGGGCCCGGCCGGCACGGTGCAGGAATTCACCACCATGACGCCGTTCTGGATTCCGACCATTAACACGGCCCTGCTGCTGCTGTCGGGCGTGACCCTGACCATCTCGCACCACGCGCTGCGCGCCGGCCACCGCGGCATGACGGCCCTGTTCCTGTTCGCCACGATCTTGCTGGGCGCCATCTTCATGGGCTTCCAGGTCTACGAATACATCCATGCCTACAGCGAACTGAACTTGAAGCTGACGTCCGGCATCTACGGCGCCACCTTCTTCATGCTGACGGGTTTCCACGGCTTCCACGTGACCCTGGGCGCCATCATGCTGTCCGTTATCCTGTACCGCGTGCTGAAAGGCCACTTCACGCCCGAGCACCACTTCGGCTTCGAAGGCGCCGCCTGGTACTGGCACTTTGTCGACGTCGTCTGGCTGGGCCTGTACGTGGTCGTGTATTGGTTATAA
- a CDS encoding DUF2970 domain-containing protein yields the protein MAEPAKPEKASFFYSLRAVIWSFTGLRRKSDFDTDSLKLNPVHIVIAGFLVVACLIGVLLTIVKFAVS from the coding sequence ATGGCTGAGCCAGCAAAACCTGAAAAAGCGTCGTTCTTCTACTCGCTGCGGGCCGTCATCTGGTCGTTTACGGGTTTGCGCCGCAAGAGCGATTTCGATACGGATTCGCTCAAGCTCAATCCCGTGCATATCGTCATCGCCGGCTTCCTCGTGGTGGCTTGCCTGATCGGCGTCCTGCTTACCATCGTTAAATTCGCTGTCTCATGA
- a CDS encoding cytochrome c oxidase assembly protein: MTTPVQQETRGLNRKMLGKLIVIAILMFGFGYALIPVYKQICEVMGINVLTQKDGTVAYDNNTQVDTTRSITVEFDGNAQGPWRFRPVVSSMQVHPGELVTVMYEVVNTQNRIVNAQAIPSYAPQSATPHFKKVECFCFKQQTLKPHEARQMPVVFFLDPALPKEVKTITLSYTFFEIAGLSQAQTPAVQ; encoded by the coding sequence GTGACGACCCCGGTGCAACAGGAAACGCGCGGCCTGAACCGCAAGATGCTGGGCAAGCTGATCGTCATTGCCATCCTGATGTTCGGCTTTGGCTATGCGCTGATTCCCGTCTACAAGCAGATTTGCGAAGTGATGGGCATCAATGTGCTGACGCAAAAAGATGGCACGGTGGCCTACGACAACAATACGCAGGTCGACACGACGCGCAGCATCACCGTCGAGTTCGACGGCAATGCGCAGGGGCCGTGGCGCTTCCGCCCCGTCGTTTCGAGCATGCAGGTGCATCCGGGCGAACTGGTGACGGTCATGTATGAAGTGGTCAACACGCAGAACCGCATCGTCAATGCGCAAGCCATCCCCAGCTACGCGCCGCAGAGCGCGACGCCACATTTCAAGAAAGTCGAGTGCTTCTGCTTCAAGCAGCAGACCTTGAAGCCGCACGAGGCGCGGCAGATGCCGGTGGTGTTCTTCCTCGATCCGGCCCTGCCGAAAGAGGTGAAGACCATCACCCTGTCGTACACGTTTTTCGAGATTGCCGGTCTGAGCCAGGCTCAAACGCCGGCCGTGCAATAG
- a CDS encoding cytochrome oxidase small assembly protein yields MTEVKTERKKPNNLRTGLILGGLAAFFFLSVFAKRLWF; encoded by the coding sequence ATGACCGAAGTGAAAACTGAGCGTAAAAAACCGAACAACCTGCGCACCGGACTGATACTGGGGGGCCTGGCGGCCTTCTTCTTCCTGTCCGTGTTCGCCAAGCGCCTGTGGTTCTGA
- the ctaD gene encoding cytochrome c oxidase subunit I produces the protein MSTSTSTSTLDHAGHDHDHAHDHPTGLRRWLFATNHKDIGTLYLWFSFIMLLSGGVLALMIRTELFHPGLQFFHPEFFNQLTTMHGLVMVFGAIMPAFVGYANWMIPLQVGASDMAFARMNNFSFWLLPPAAILLATSFLVPGGATAAGWTLYAPLSTQMGPGMDMAIFAMHLMGASSIMGSINIIVTILNMRAPGMTLMKMPMFCWTWLITAYLLIAVMPVLAGAITMTLTDRHFGTSFFNAAGGGDPVMYQHIFWFFGHPEVYIMILPAFGIVSQILPAFARKPLFGYASMVYATASIAILSFIVWAHHMFTTGMPVTSQLFFMYATMLIAVPTGVKVFNWIATMWKGSMTFETPMLFSVGFIFVFTMGGFTGLILAVTPIDIQLQDTYYVVAHFHYVLVAGSLFALFAGFYYWSPKWTGHMYNETRGKIHFWLSLITFNVTFFPMHFLGLAGMPRRYADYPAQFTDFNMIASIGGFGFGLMQVYFLVFVVIPTIRGGKAAPAKPWEGAEGLEWTVPSPAPFHTFETPPTVK, from the coding sequence ATGAGTACTAGCACGAGCACTAGCACCTTGGACCACGCCGGTCACGATCACGACCATGCCCACGATCACCCCACCGGCTTGCGCCGCTGGCTGTTTGCCACCAATCACAAGGATATCGGGACCCTGTACCTGTGGTTCTCGTTCATCATGCTGCTGTCGGGCGGCGTGCTGGCCCTGATGATCCGTACGGAACTGTTTCATCCCGGCTTGCAATTCTTTCACCCTGAATTCTTCAACCAGCTGACCACCATGCACGGCCTGGTGATGGTGTTTGGCGCCATCATGCCGGCCTTCGTCGGCTACGCCAACTGGATGATCCCGCTGCAGGTGGGCGCTTCCGACATGGCGTTTGCGCGCATGAACAACTTCTCGTTCTGGCTGCTGCCGCCGGCCGCCATCCTGCTGGCCACGTCCTTCCTCGTGCCGGGCGGCGCCACGGCTGCCGGCTGGACCCTGTATGCGCCGCTGTCGACGCAGATGGGCCCTGGCATGGACATGGCCATTTTCGCCATGCACCTGATGGGCGCCTCGTCCATCATGGGCTCGATCAACATCATCGTCACCATCCTCAACATGCGCGCGCCGGGCATGACCCTGATGAAAATGCCGATGTTCTGCTGGACCTGGCTGATTACCGCGTATCTGTTGATCGCCGTCATGCCGGTGCTGGCTGGCGCCATAACCATGACCCTGACGGACCGCCATTTCGGCACGTCCTTCTTTAATGCGGCAGGCGGCGGCGACCCCGTCATGTACCAGCACATCTTCTGGTTCTTCGGCCACCCCGAGGTCTACATCATGATCTTGCCGGCCTTCGGCATCGTCTCGCAGATCCTGCCCGCGTTTGCCCGCAAGCCGCTGTTCGGCTATGCGTCGATGGTGTACGCCACGGCCTCGATCGCCATCCTGTCGTTCATCGTCTGGGCGCATCACATGTTTACCACCGGTATGCCGGTCACCAGCCAGCTGTTCTTCATGTACGCGACCATGCTGATCGCCGTGCCGACGGGCGTGAAAGTGTTCAACTGGATCGCCACCATGTGGAAGGGTTCCATGACGTTCGAGACGCCGATGCTGTTCTCGGTGGGCTTCATCTTCGTGTTTACCATGGGCGGCTTCACGGGCCTGATCCTGGCCGTGACGCCGATCGACATCCAGCTGCAGGATACCTATTATGTGGTGGCGCACTTCCACTACGTGCTGGTGGCCGGTTCCCTGTTCGCCCTGTTCGCCGGCTTCTACTACTGGTCGCCGAAATGGACGGGCCATATGTACAACGAGACGCGCGGCAAGATCCACTTCTGGCTGTCGCTGATCACGTTCAACGTCACCTTCTTCCCGATGCACTTCCTGGGCCTGGCCGGCATGCCGCGCCGCTACGCCGATTATCCGGCGCAGTTCACGGATTTTAATATGATCGCTTCGATCGGCGGCTTCGGTTTTGGCCTGATGCAAGTGTACTTCCTCGTGTTCGTCGTGATCCCGACCATTCGCGGCGGCAAGGCTGCCCCGGCGAAACCATGGGAAGGCGCGGAAGGCCTGGAATGGACCGTGCCGAGCCCGGCGCCATTCCACACGTTCGAGACGCCGCCCACAGTGAAGTAA
- the coxB gene encoding cytochrome c oxidase subunit II has protein sequence MKHAKRLQSLLLGLSLTAFGIGRWATAAPAAGTYPGTGGPVPFEMNLQPPATQIAHEIYDLHTWMMIICLVIFVAVFGVMFYSIFKHRKSLGHKPATFHESTTVEIAWTVVPFLIVIGMALPATRTVVGMKDTSNADITIKATGMQWKWGYDYLKGEGEGISFLSNLATPRAQVGAPGVPPTEKRGENYLIEVDNEVVVPVNKKIRMVLTANDVIHAWSVPAFGVKQDAIPGFVRDTWFKSDHIGTFRGNCAELCGKEHAFMPIVVKVVSADDYKAWVDVKQKEMAALADDPSKVWTIDELKVKGEKVYAANCVVCHQATGKGVPGAFAPLDGSAVVNGPKAEQIHVLLNGQKSGKYPAEMPAWKQLSDTEIAAVITYTRNSWSNKAEENIVQPAEIVAARK, from the coding sequence ATGAAACATGCAAAGCGACTTCAATCGTTGCTGCTCGGGCTGTCGCTGACAGCGTTTGGCATCGGGCGATGGGCCACGGCGGCACCAGCTGCCGGCACCTATCCAGGCACCGGTGGTCCCGTGCCGTTCGAAATGAATCTGCAACCGCCGGCGACACAGATCGCCCATGAAATCTACGATTTGCACACCTGGATGATGATCATCTGCCTGGTGATCTTCGTGGCCGTGTTCGGCGTCATGTTTTACTCCATCTTCAAGCATCGCAAGTCCCTGGGCCACAAGCCGGCCACCTTCCACGAAAGCACCACCGTCGAGATCGCCTGGACCGTCGTGCCTTTCCTGATCGTCATCGGCATGGCCCTGCCCGCCACGCGCACCGTGGTCGGCATGAAGGATACGTCGAACGCCGACATCACGATCAAGGCTACCGGCATGCAGTGGAAATGGGGCTACGATTACCTGAAAGGCGAGGGAGAAGGCATTTCCTTCCTTTCCAACCTGGCCACGCCGCGCGCGCAAGTGGGCGCGCCGGGCGTGCCGCCGACGGAAAAACGCGGCGAAAACTACCTGATCGAAGTCGACAATGAAGTCGTGGTGCCGGTCAACAAGAAGATCCGCATGGTGCTGACGGCCAACGACGTCATCCACGCCTGGTCCGTGCCCGCCTTTGGCGTGAAGCAGGATGCGATTCCCGGCTTCGTGCGCGACACCTGGTTCAAGTCCGACCATATCGGCACCTTCCGCGGCAATTGCGCCGAACTGTGCGGCAAGGAACATGCGTTCATGCCCATCGTCGTCAAGGTCGTCTCGGCCGACGATTACAAGGCCTGGGTTGATGTGAAACAAAAGGAAATGGCCGCACTGGCCGATGATCCAAGCAAGGTATGGACCATCGACGAATTGAAGGTCAAGGGCGAGAAAGTGTATGCGGCCAACTGCGTGGTCTGCCATCAGGCGACGGGCAAGGGCGTGCCGGGTGCATTCGCGCCGCTCGACGGCTCGGCCGTGGTGAACGGTCCGAAGGCGGAACAGATACACGTCTTGCTGAACGGGCAAAAGAGCGGCAAGTATCCGGCGGAAATGCCCGCCTGGAAACAGCTGTCCGACACGGAAATCGCCGCAGTGATCACTTACACGCGCAATTCCTGGTCGAACAAGGCCGAAGAGAACATCGTTCAACCAGCCGAAATCGTGGCTGCACGCAAGTAA
- a CDS encoding methyltransferase domain-containing protein, translating into MSAPIDAVQVRDFFSRPARVAPSDFLRREVSTRMHERLELVKIAPLRVLDAGCGPGADLAQLHKDYPAAQIIGLDAAQAMMQAARAPASKLASLNQFLSKLLPAKAGVDLLCGDLGDLPLAQGSVDLVWSNLALHWHAQPDRVFAEWRRALRLDGLLMFSCFGPDTFREVRDAFAEADLYPHALPFVDMHDFGDMLVETGFSTPVLDMEIITVTYDTPEKLLADVRAFGGNPLTTRRRGLMGKAAWQRMLAALEKMRRPDGKLGLSFEVIYGHAFRPAPRVTRNGEAIIRFDLPRKPK; encoded by the coding sequence ATGAGTGCGCCCATCGATGCGGTGCAAGTACGCGATTTCTTTTCCCGTCCGGCGCGCGTCGCGCCGTCGGACTTCCTGCGCCGCGAAGTATCAACGCGCATGCACGAGCGCCTGGAGCTGGTGAAGATCGCCCCCTTGCGCGTGCTCGACGCCGGCTGCGGCCCCGGCGCGGATCTGGCGCAGTTGCACAAGGATTATCCCGCCGCGCAGATTATCGGTCTCGATGCAGCGCAAGCGATGATGCAGGCGGCGCGCGCGCCGGCGTCGAAACTGGCCAGCCTGAACCAGTTCCTCAGCAAGCTCTTGCCGGCCAAGGCGGGCGTGGACTTGCTGTGCGGCGACCTCGGCGACTTGCCGCTGGCGCAGGGCAGCGTCGACCTCGTGTGGTCGAACCTGGCGCTGCACTGGCATGCCCAGCCCGACCGCGTGTTTGCCGAATGGCGCCGCGCGCTGCGCCTCGACGGCTTGCTGATGTTTTCGTGCTTTGGGCCCGACACCTTCCGCGAAGTGCGCGACGCCTTTGCCGAGGCTGACCTGTATCCGCATGCCTTGCCCTTCGTCGACATGCACGACTTTGGCGACATGCTCGTCGAGACAGGTTTTTCCACGCCCGTGCTGGACATGGAGATCATCACCGTCACCTACGACACGCCGGAAAAGCTGCTGGCCGACGTGCGCGCGTTTGGCGGCAACCCGCTGACGACGCGCCGGCGTGGCCTGATGGGCAAGGCGGCCTGGCAGCGCATGCTGGCCGCGCTGGAAAAGATGCGCCGTCCCGACGGCAAGCTGGGCCTGAGTTTCGAGGTGATCTACGGCCACGCCTTCCGTCCGGCGCCGCGCGTGACGCGCAATGGGGAAGCCATCATCCGTTTCGACCTGCCCAGAAAACCCAAATAA
- a CDS encoding ComF family protein, which produces MRNAARSSLDAAWQALKLRLGACLLPAQCALCGMGCAEVLCPPCRAQYLGQLRPRCRLCANPLDDAAKLCGRCLRQRPAYDATITAFDYAAPVDQLLLQLKFGARLALAPLLAQLLYVAIQQQSDWERPQLLCPVPLGPARLAERGFNQALEIARPLARLLQLPLQPRLALRLRETRAQSGVAPQERQANLAHAFAIAPDYVALLQGCHVGIVDDVMSSGHTVNALAAACKGAGAGKVSILAVARTPPR; this is translated from the coding sequence ATGCGGAACGCCGCCAGGTCCAGCCTTGATGCCGCATGGCAGGCGCTCAAGCTGCGGCTGGGCGCCTGCCTGCTGCCGGCGCAGTGCGCGCTGTGCGGCATGGGCTGCGCGGAAGTGCTGTGCCCGCCCTGCCGCGCGCAGTACCTGGGACAGCTGCGGCCGCGCTGCCGCCTATGCGCCAATCCGCTCGATGACGCGGCAAAGCTGTGCGGACGCTGCCTGCGCCAGCGGCCCGCGTATGACGCCACGATCACGGCGTTTGATTATGCGGCGCCCGTCGACCAGTTGCTGCTGCAGCTGAAATTCGGTGCGCGCCTGGCGCTGGCGCCCCTGCTTGCGCAATTGCTATATGTAGCCATACAGCAACAGTCTGACTGGGAGCGGCCGCAACTGCTGTGTCCCGTGCCGCTCGGCCCTGCCCGCCTGGCCGAGCGGGGTTTCAACCAGGCGCTGGAAATCGCCCGTCCGCTGGCGCGCCTGCTGCAGCTGCCCTTGCAGCCTCGGCTGGCGCTGCGGCTGCGCGAAACACGGGCGCAAAGCGGCGTCGCGCCGCAGGAACGGCAAGCCAACCTGGCCCATGCGTTTGCCATCGCGCCGGACTATGTGGCGCTATTGCAAGGATGCCATGTCGGCATCGTCGACGACGTCATGAGCAGCGGCCATACCGTCAACGCGCTGGCGGCCGCCTGCAAGGGCGCAGGGGCAGGAAAAGTCAGCATCCTGGCCGTGGCGCGCACGCCGCCGCGCTGA
- the trmL gene encoding tRNA (uridine(34)/cytosine(34)/5-carboxymethylaminomethyluridine(34)-2'-O)-methyltransferase TrmL has translation MFHVVLVEPEIPPNTGNVIRLCANTGAQLHLVEPLGFPLNDSKMKRAGLDYHDYASMKVHKNWAAFLADTQPDPARMFAMTTRGSRPFGEVAFLPGDVFVFGSETKGLDPALRDGFPAEQRIRLPMRPDNRSLNLSNTVAVVVYEAWRQHGYAGGA, from the coding sequence TTGTTTCACGTCGTTTTGGTAGAACCTGAAATCCCGCCCAATACGGGCAACGTCATCCGTTTGTGCGCGAACACGGGCGCGCAGCTGCACCTGGTCGAGCCGCTGGGCTTTCCCCTCAACGATTCCAAGATGAAGCGCGCCGGCCTCGATTACCACGACTACGCCAGCATGAAGGTGCACAAGAACTGGGCAGCGTTCCTGGCCGACACCCAGCCCGACCCGGCCCGCATGTTCGCCATGACGACGCGCGGCTCGCGCCCGTTCGGCGAGGTGGCCTTTTTACCTGGCGACGTGTTTGTGTTCGGTTCGGAGACGAAAGGCCTGGATCCAGCCCTGCGCGACGGCTTCCCGGCGGAGCAGCGCATCCGCCTGCCCATGCGCCCCGACAACCGCAGCCTGAACCTGTCGAATACGGTGGCCGTCGTCGTCTATGAAGCGTGGCGCCAGCATGGCTACGCCGGCGGCGCGTAG